In the genome of Rhodamnia argentea isolate NSW1041297 chromosome 3, ASM2092103v1, whole genome shotgun sequence, one region contains:
- the LOC115757071 gene encoding cysteine proteinase inhibitor 1-like, with protein MRLLILAATAVAVLLLEVSAAGAARTGPPLGGWQPIKNLSDPYVREIAEFAVKTHNVEANTGLLLKKVVKGETQVVAGTNYKLVVEVKDGADAKRFEALVWDKPWEHFRRLSSFKAVQGNV; from the coding sequence ATGAGACTCCTCatcctcgccgccaccgccgtcgcCGTCCTACTCCTCGAAGTCTCGGCTGCCGGGGCAGCCCGCACCGGGCCTCCGCTCGGGGGGTGGCAGCCGATAAAGAACCTGAGCGACCCGTACGTGAGGGAGATCGCCGAGTTCGCGGTCAAGACGCACAATGTCGAGGCCAACACGGGGCTGCTGCTGAAGAAGGTGGTGAAGGGCGAGACGCAGGTCGTCGCGGGGACGAACTACAAGCTCGTCGTCGAGGTCAAGGACGGGGCCGACGCGAAGAGGTTCGAGGCCCTCGTCTGGGACAAGCCGTGGGAGCATTTCCGGCGTCTCTCGTCGTT
- the LOC115757070 gene encoding tonoplast dicarboxylate transporter has protein sequence MNGNNDDPKTPLLPLRADRGERGPPSPLLDLFTPGNALIALGPLLCAATCLFMPLDGPASSRNMLGVLGWVFAWWLTEAVPMPVTSMAPLFLFPLLGIASADAVARSYMDDVIALVLGSFILALAVEHYNIHRRLALNITLLFCGEPLNPPLLLLGICATTAFVSMWMHNVAAAVMMMPVATGILQRIPEGPARPDAAGKFCKAVVLGVTYSAAVGGMSTLTGTGVNLILVGMWKSYFPEAKPISFNTWFFFGFPLALLIFLGLWGILCLMYCSRGSGRALSPYLDKAHLRRELELLGPMAFAEKMVLTVFSLLIVLWMTRSITEDIPGWGALFEGRAGDGTVSVMMATLLFIIPNKKQKGEKLMDWNKCKKLPWNIILLLGAGFAIADGVRSSGLADILSETLGFLEEAPYLAIAPAVCAISGTITEFTSNNATTTLLIPLLIQIAKTMGVHPLLLMVPGAIGAQFAFLLPTGTPSNIVGFTTGHIEITDMIKVGLPLKIVGIATLSLLMPTLGAHVFGTNGKIP, from the exons ATGAATGGCAACAACGATGATCCCAAAACCCCTCTCCTCCCACTCCGCGCCGATCGCGGCGAGAGAGGGCCGCCCTCGCCCCTCCTCGATCTCTTCACGCCCGGGAACGCCCTCATCGCGCTCGGTCCGCTCCTGTGCGCCGCGACATGCCTCTTCATGCCGCTCGACGGGCCGGCGAGCAGCCGCAACATGCTCGGCGTGCTGGGGTGGGTGTTCGCGTGGTGGCTGACCGAGGCGGTCCCGATGCCGGTGACCTCGATGGCGCCGCTCTTCCTGTTCCCACTGCTCGGGATCGCGTCCGCGGATGCCGTCGCCAGATCCTACATGGACGACGTGATCGCGCTTGTGCTTGGGAGCTTCATTCTCGCTCTCGCCGTCGAGCACTATAACATCCACAGGAGACTCGCCTTGAAT ATCACGTTACTTTTCTGCGGCGAGCCACTGAACCCGCCTCTGTTGCTCCTCGGGATATGCGCCACCACGGCGTTTGTGAGCATGTGGATGCACAacgtggcggcggcggtgatgATGATGCCCGTCGCCACGGGGATCCTCCAGCGCATCCCGGAGGGGCCCGCCCGGCCCGACGCGGCAGGCAAGTTCTGCAAGGCGGTGGTGCTCGGGGTTACATACTCGGCCGCCGTCGGGGGGATGAGCACCCTCACGGGGACGGGTGTCAACCTGATATTGGTGGGGATGTGGAAGAGCTACTTCCCGGAGGCAAAGCCCATCAGCTTCAACACATGGTTCTTCTTTGGGTTCCCTCTGGCCTTGCTGATCTTCTTGGGCTTGTGGGGGATCCTGTGCTTGATGTATTGCTCGAGGGGCTCAGGAAGGGCTCTATCTCCTTACTTGGACAAGGCCCATCTCAGGAGAGAGCTTGAATTGTTGG GTCCAATGGCATTTGCTGAAAAGATGGTGTTGACCGTCTTCTCG TTGCTAATAGTTTTGTGGATGACAAGGAGCATAACAGAAGACATTCCCGGTTGGGGAGCTCTATTTGAAGGAAGAGCAGGCGATGGAACCGTCAGT GTGATGATGGCGACGTTGCTCTTCATAATCCCGAACAAGAAGCAGAAAGGAGAGAAGCTGATGGACTGGAACAAGTGCAAGAAGCTGCCGTGGAAcatcatcctcctcctcgggGCGGGCTTCGCGATCGCTGACGGGGTCCGCTCCAGCGGGCTCGCGGACATCCTGTCAGAAACCCTAGGGTTCCTAGAGGAGGCGCCGTACCTGGCCATCGCCCCGGCTGTCTGCGCCATAAGCGGGACGATCACTGAGTTCACGTCGAACAACGCGACCACGACCCTCCTCATCCCTCTCCTCATTCAGATCGCCAAGACCATGGGCGTGCACCCGCTGCTCCTGATGGTTCCTGGAGCCATCGGGGCTCAGTTCGCTTTCTTGCTTCCCACCGGCACTCCTTCCAACATCGTCGGCTTCACGACGGGCCACATCGAGATCACCGACATGATCAAGGTCGGCTTGCCTCTCAAGATTGTTGGTATCGCTACACTGTCCTTGCTGATGCCCACATTAG GAGCACATGTCTTTGGAACAAATGGGAAGATCCCATAG